The Colletotrichum destructivum chromosome 8, complete sequence genome includes the window GGGTCGATGGTATAAGAGGTAAACTGGAGCGTGCGGGTGTCGGGAGTCATGTTGAAGACGCGCCCCTGCTCTACAACGCTGGTTGTGAAGGACAAGTTCTCAATAATAACAACCTTAGGACGCCCTGTCGAGCCCGAAGTGAAAAGAACGTATGCAGCGCTGCAAAGTCTCCCCTAGCCGTAGTTGCAGGGGCTCCATTTCTAGGAGGAGGAAAGCTCCGAAAATAGCTGAGAATCGACAAAGACGATGGGCCCGTTGTGGAATACGTTCTAAAGCCCCTCGTGGCTCCTAGACGTCAGAATACACCGAGCGCTTACTTGGGAGAGAATCTCCTCTCGTCTGCTCTGGGGGTGCGACGGCTCGATGGACGGTCAAGCGGCACCGGTCTTCAACACAGCCAATATGGATGCAATCGTCTACATGGACTTGCTGAAGCAGACGGGCACGATGCTCTCTATGCCGACACCAATCAGCTGCAAGCGAGCGACGACCCGACTGGACATGTCGTCGAGTTCGCTGTAAGAAAGGGATCCGTCCCAAAACTCGACTGCCGTCTTGTTGGGTCGTTTGTTTGCCATAAGCgtgacgagctcgtcaacgCAAGCCTCGATGCCGCTCGGGCTGGGAGGGAGGATCGACTCGATGTGAAGCACATCTCGGCGACTCAAGGGGCCGAGTTCGGCAACTATTTCATGGGGCTGGGCCACGATCTCTGAGACGATTTGCGCGAAGCAGGAGGAGATATGTGCGGCGTTAGCCTCGGAGATTTGAGCGGTCCAAAACGACAGG containing:
- a CDS encoding Putative ANL domain-containing protein — protein: MIKVFLSTPAKAIINFCAVNKITISNFYQIAWALLLRNLLQEAQQGFLKSLKHQHCSLAHVQQALGMPRHSLFNTGISLQRLPSASNKGSAVSSLNFEHLDGQDSTGYEMIVNVAANSETFGAALSFWTAQISEANAAHISSCFAQIVSEIVAQPHEIVAELGPLSRRDVLHIESILPPSPSGIEACVDELVTLMANKRPNKTAVEFWDGSLSYSELDDMSSRVVARLQLIGVGIESIVPVCFSKSM